From one Chryseobacterium sp. 3008163 genomic stretch:
- a CDS encoding acyl-CoA thioesterase encodes MAKIKKASESLTVMTNIVLPNDTNQLRNLFGGELLARMDRCASISATRHCERRVVTASVNHVSFDHPIPEGGIVVMESKVSRAFSTSMEIYVDVWLDDPINHKKIQTNKGIYTFVAVDEFNRPIPIPAMEPETELEVERFDAALRRKELSLILSGRMKPSESVELKKLFQDPS; translated from the coding sequence ATGGCAAAAATAAAAAAAGCGTCAGAATCTCTGACGGTGATGACCAATATCGTACTTCCCAATGATACCAATCAGTTGAGAAATCTTTTCGGAGGCGAATTATTGGCAAGAATGGATCGTTGTGCTTCCATCTCAGCAACCAGACATTGCGAAAGAAGAGTAGTAACAGCTTCTGTAAACCACGTTTCATTTGACCATCCGATTCCGGAAGGAGGAATCGTTGTGATGGAATCTAAAGTTTCGCGTGCATTCTCAACATCAATGGAAATTTATGTTGATGTTTGGTTGGATGATCCAATTAATCACAAAAAAATTCAGACCAATAAAGGAATTTACACTTTCGTGGCGGTGGATGAGTTTAATAGACCCATTCCGATTCCTGCAATGGAACCTGAGACGGAGCTTGAAGTGGAAAGATTCGATGCCGCGTTAAGAAGAAAAGAGCTTTCTCTAATTCTTTCAGGAAGAATGAAGCCATCAGAATCTGTGGAACTTAAGAAATTATTTCAAGATCCTTCTTAA